A region from the Luteolibacter arcticus genome encodes:
- a CDS encoding DarT1-associated NADAR antitoxin family protein produces the protein MHREFNPARSLNCQARSCAILFTLHRRGLLQTAAQSPASLIHLLAET, from the coding sequence ATCCACCGCGAGTTCAATCCCGCCCGCTCCCTCAATTGCCAGGCCCGCTCCTGCGCCATCCTCTTCACCCTCCACCGCCGCGGCCTCCTCCAAACCGCCGCCCAATCCCCCGCCTCCCTCATCCACCTCCTCGCCGAGACCTAG
- a CDS encoding metallophosphoesterase, protein MTRREALRRTTLLFSSSFLAGGLAGRLGAKEAVAAADVGVAIPGGAPQVRFAPGGIDLLAVGDYGTNNDKQREVARAMAGFTKALGSPLSCVLALGDNFYGHFMPEQFGARFSGMYPQKDFDCPFYALLGNHDYGPQYDSKQGRTKADYQLARSRENPGSRWKMPGKWYAFELAGANKRPLVKVIYLDGNNFEGALTPQEKLAQKRWLEAEMAKPTQAKWLWMVSHYPIFSETKDRGDAAGAKLLAQWEPYLRDKRVSLYLSGHDHNLQHLRVDGFSPDFVVSGGGGASRYEVIGKERGFSMQTRGFNHIHVTEEKMTVQFINPEGKRIHGYERDVSGKVKVVG, encoded by the coding sequence ATGACGCGGCGGGAGGCGTTGAGGAGGACGACGCTGCTGTTTAGCTCGAGCTTTTTGGCGGGTGGACTGGCGGGGCGGTTGGGGGCGAAGGAGGCGGTGGCGGCTGCGGATGTGGGCGTGGCGATTCCGGGTGGGGCGCCGCAGGTGCGGTTCGCGCCGGGCGGGATCGATCTGCTGGCGGTGGGGGATTACGGGACGAACAATGACAAGCAGCGGGAGGTGGCGAGGGCGATGGCGGGCTTCACGAAGGCGCTGGGCAGTCCGCTGTCGTGCGTGCTGGCGCTGGGGGATAATTTCTACGGGCACTTCATGCCGGAGCAGTTCGGGGCGCGGTTTTCGGGGATGTATCCGCAGAAGGATTTCGATTGCCCGTTTTACGCGCTGTTAGGGAATCACGATTACGGTCCGCAGTACGATTCGAAGCAGGGGCGGACGAAGGCGGACTACCAGCTTGCGCGGTCGCGGGAGAATCCGGGGTCGCGGTGGAAGATGCCGGGGAAGTGGTATGCCTTCGAGCTGGCGGGTGCGAACAAGCGGCCGCTGGTGAAGGTGATCTATCTGGATGGAAACAATTTCGAGGGGGCGCTGACGCCGCAAGAGAAGCTGGCGCAGAAGCGCTGGCTGGAGGCGGAGATGGCGAAGCCGACGCAGGCGAAGTGGCTGTGGATGGTATCGCACTATCCGATTTTTTCGGAGACGAAGGATCGCGGGGATGCGGCGGGCGCGAAGCTATTGGCGCAGTGGGAGCCGTATCTGCGGGACAAGCGGGTGTCGCTGTATCTGTCGGGGCACGATCATAATTTGCAGCACTTGCGGGTGGATGGGTTTTCGCCGGACTTCGTGGTGTCGGGCGGCGGCGGGGCTAGCCGCTATGAGGTGATCGGGAAGGAGCGCGGGTTCTCGATGCAGACGCGGGGCTTCAATCACATCCACGTGACGGAGGAGAAGATGACGGTGCAATTCATCAATCCGGAGGGGAAGAGGATCCACGGGTACGAGCGGGATGTGTCGGGTAAGGTGAAGGTGGTGGGGTGA